One region of Flavobacterium sp. KACC 22763 genomic DNA includes:
- the atpE gene encoding ATP synthase F0 subunit C: MGTIPTLVGAGLVVIGAGLGLGKIGGSAMDAIARQPEAAGKIQTAMIIIAALLEGLAFAALILGK; the protein is encoded by the coding sequence ATGGGAACAATTCCAACTTTAGTAGGTGCTGGTTTAGTAGTAATCGGTGCAGGTTTAGGTTTAGGTAAAATCGGTGGATCTGCTATGGACGCTATTGCTCGTCAGCCAGAAGCTGCTGGTAAAATTCAAACTGCGATGATCATTATCGCGGCTTTATTAGAAGGTTTAGCATTCGCTGCTTTAATCTTAGGAAAATAA
- a CDS encoding GNAT family N-acetyltransferase yields the protein MALQIQELTTIEEMAAQINTIRFLYPNISLEKYKSFLSEMLPHNYIQIAVFEDDICLGLTGCWSATKLWTGKYLEIDNFVVNPEYRSKGIGKMLTDYVDKKAIELNCSSIVLDAFTGNFGAHRFYYNQGYAPRGFHFVKILDEKKLTV from the coding sequence ATGGCTTTACAAATACAAGAGCTTACGACCATTGAAGAAATGGCAGCTCAGATTAATACAATACGATTTTTATATCCAAATATTTCTCTTGAAAAATATAAATCATTTCTTTCTGAAATGCTTCCGCATAATTATATTCAGATTGCAGTTTTTGAAGATGATATTTGTCTTGGGTTGACAGGTTGTTGGTCGGCTACAAAACTTTGGACAGGAAAATATCTTGAGATTGACAATTTTGTTGTTAATCCAGAATACCGATCTAAAGGAATCGGGAAAATGCTTACCGATTATGTAGATAAAAAAGCTATCGAGTTAAATTGCAGCAGTATCGTTTTGGATGCATTTACAGGAAATTTTGGAGCTCATAGATTTTATTATAATCAGGGTTATGCGCCAAGAGGATTTCATTTTGTGAAAATTTTGGACGAAAAGAAATTGACTGTCTAA
- the atpA gene encoding F0F1 ATP synthase subunit alpha, with protein MAEIKPAEISAILRKQVEGFESGATLEEVGTVLQVGDGIARVYGLSNVQYGELVEFDNGMEGIVLNLEEDNVGVVLLGPSTGLKEGSTAKRTQRIASLKVGEQMVGRVVNTLGFPIDGKGPIGGDLYEMPLERKAPGVIFRQPVTEPLQTGVKAVDAMIPVGRGQRELVIGDRQTGKSTVCIDTILNQKEFYDAGKPVFCIYVAIGQKASTVAGIAKMLEEKGAMAYTVIVAANASDPAPMQVYAPFAGAAIGEYFRDSGRPALIVYDDLSKQAVAYREVSLLLRRPPGREAYPGDVFYLHSRLLERACKVIADDGIAKNMNDLPDSIKSIVKGGGSLTALPIIETQAGDVSAYIPTNVISITDGQIFLDGDLFNSGVRPAINVGISVSRVGGNAQIKSMKKVSGTLKLDQAQFRELEAFAKFGSDLDSVTLNVIEKGKRNVEILKQGLNDPYTVENQVAIIYAGSKNLLRNVPVNKVKEFEADFLAYLNSKHKDTLNALKAGKLDDAITDVIEKAAKEVSAKYN; from the coding sequence ATGGCGGAAATCAAACCTGCTGAAATTTCAGCAATATTAAGAAAGCAAGTAGAAGGTTTTGAATCTGGTGCTACGCTAGAGGAAGTAGGAACAGTACTTCAAGTTGGAGACGGTATTGCTCGTGTTTACGGGCTATCTAATGTACAATATGGAGAGTTAGTAGAATTTGATAACGGTATGGAAGGTATCGTATTGAATCTTGAGGAGGACAATGTTGGGGTTGTATTATTAGGGCCATCAACTGGACTTAAAGAAGGATCTACTGCAAAAAGAACTCAACGTATTGCTTCTCTTAAAGTAGGTGAGCAAATGGTAGGACGTGTAGTAAACACTCTTGGTTTTCCAATTGATGGAAAAGGACCAATTGGTGGTGACTTATACGAAATGCCTTTAGAAAGAAAAGCACCTGGTGTTATCTTCCGTCAGCCAGTAACTGAGCCATTACAAACAGGAGTTAAAGCGGTTGATGCTATGATCCCAGTTGGTCGTGGACAGCGTGAGCTTGTTATTGGTGACCGTCAAACAGGAAAATCTACTGTTTGTATCGATACAATCTTAAATCAAAAAGAATTTTACGATGCAGGAAAACCTGTATTCTGTATATATGTTGCAATTGGACAAAAAGCTTCAACTGTAGCAGGAATCGCTAAAATGTTAGAAGAAAAAGGAGCAATGGCTTATACAGTTATCGTTGCTGCTAATGCTTCTGACCCAGCTCCAATGCAAGTTTATGCTCCATTCGCTGGTGCTGCAATTGGAGAGTACTTCAGAGATTCTGGTCGTCCAGCTCTTATCGTTTATGATGATTTGTCTAAACAAGCTGTTGCTTACCGTGAGGTTTCTCTTTTATTAAGAAGACCACCAGGACGTGAAGCTTACCCTGGAGACGTTTTCTACTTACACTCTCGTTTATTAGAGCGTGCTTGTAAAGTAATTGCTGATGATGGTATCGCTAAAAACATGAACGATTTACCAGATTCTATCAAGTCTATCGTAAAAGGTGGTGGTTCATTAACTGCTTTACCAATTATCGAAACTCAAGCTGGTGACGTTTCTGCATATATCCCAACAAACGTAATCTCTATTACAGATGGTCAGATTTTCCTTGACGGAGATTTGTTCAACTCTGGGGTTCGTCCTGCAATTAACGTAGGTATCTCTGTATCTCGTGTTGGAGGTAATGCTCAAATTAAATCAATGAAAAAAGTTTCTGGAACTTTAAAATTAGATCAAGCTCAATTCCGTGAATTAGAAGCTTTCGCTAAATTTGGTTCTGACTTAGATTCAGTTACTTTAAACGTAATTGAAAAAGGTAAAAGAAACGTTGAGATCTTGAAACAAGGTTTAAATGATCCTTATACAGTTGAAAACCAAGTAGCAATTATCTACGCTGGTTCTAAAAACTTATTAAGAAATGTTCCTGTTAATAAAGTAAAAGAATTCGAAGCTGATTTCTTAGCATACTTAAACAGCAAGCATAAAGATACACTTAACGCTTTGAAAGCTGGTAAATTAGATGACGCTATTACAGACGTTATCGAAAAAGCAGCAAAAGAAGTTTCAGCAAAATATAACTAA
- a CDS encoding AtpZ/AtpI family protein has product MEKEPNNDRRNKWLAFINIPFQMGVIIFVFSYFGTWLDEKHPSPKVYYNTIFVLVGVGVALYNVIRQVNDINKTK; this is encoded by the coding sequence ATGGAAAAGGAACCGAATAATGATAGAAGAAATAAATGGTTAGCATTTATTAATATTCCCTTTCAAATGGGAGTCATTATTTTTGTATTCTCTTATTTCGGGACTTGGCTTGATGAAAAACATCCGAGCCCGAAAGTTTATTATAATACCATTTTTGTATTGGTCGGCGTTGGAGTTGCATTATATAATGTAATCCGACAAGTAAATGATATCAATAAAACAAAGTAG
- the atpB gene encoding F0F1 ATP synthase subunit A has product MVISNKPLSFILAAFVASLPIMGFANPENDSTHVQTETAHEEKVVSHNAHEEGEHVALDPKAKVDAFIDHHLQDSHDFVFFSDEKENKHYGFPLPVILIDGGLKVFSSSKLHHGEEVAEVDGSYYKLVHGKIYKTDAAGTINFDEHGHPSNEKPLDFSITKNVVSMLFVSVLLFFMFTGLAKSYKKGPIPTGFGRVLEPLVIFIRDEIAVPNIGEKKYRKYMGYLLTVFFFVWILNLLGMTPLGINVTGNIAITVCLAAFTFIITQFSANKDYWGHIFWMPGVPVPMKIILAPIEILGTLTKPFALLIRLYANITAGHVVIMSLIAMIFVGKNLAADLPISLGLTLFISVIEILVAFLQAFIFTMLSSLFIGMAVQDHDHAHHHEDETAII; this is encoded by the coding sequence ATGGTGATTTCAAACAAACCACTCAGCTTTATTCTTGCTGCTTTTGTAGCTTCTCTACCGATTATGGGTTTTGCAAATCCAGAGAATGACTCGACGCATGTACAAACTGAAACTGCTCACGAAGAGAAAGTAGTTTCACATAATGCTCACGAAGAGGGAGAGCATGTTGCTCTTGACCCAAAGGCAAAAGTGGATGCATTTATTGATCACCACTTACAAGATTCTCATGATTTCGTTTTCTTTTCAGATGAAAAAGAAAATAAACACTACGGTTTTCCATTACCAGTTATTCTTATTGATGGAGGTTTAAAAGTTTTCTCTTCTTCAAAATTACACCACGGAGAAGAAGTTGCAGAAGTTGACGGTAGCTACTACAAATTAGTTCACGGTAAAATTTACAAAACAGATGCAGCTGGAACAATCAACTTTGATGAGCACGGTCATCCATCAAACGAAAAACCATTAGATTTTTCTATTACTAAAAATGTTGTTTCAATGCTTTTCGTATCAGTACTATTATTCTTTATGTTTACTGGTTTAGCAAAATCATATAAAAAAGGACCGATCCCAACAGGATTTGGTAGAGTTTTAGAACCATTAGTAATTTTCATCAGAGATGAAATTGCAGTTCCTAATATTGGAGAGAAAAAATACCGTAAATATATGGGTTACCTATTGACAGTATTTTTCTTTGTTTGGATTTTAAATTTATTAGGAATGACTCCGTTAGGAATCAACGTAACAGGAAACATTGCTATTACAGTTTGTTTAGCTGCCTTTACATTTATTATTACTCAATTTAGTGCAAACAAAGATTATTGGGGACACATCTTCTGGATGCCAGGAGTACCAGTTCCAATGAAAATTATCTTAGCTCCAATTGAGATTTTAGGAACACTAACAAAACCATTCGCATTATTAATTCGTTTGTACGCAAACATTACTGCGGGTCACGTAGTAATTATGAGTTTAATTGCAATGATTTTTGTTGGAAAAAATTTAGCAGCAGATTTACCAATCTCATTAGGATTAACTTTGTTTATCTCTGTTATTGAAATTTTGGTTGCATTTTTACAAGCGTTTATCTTCACAATGTTATCATCATTGTTTATTGGTATGGCTGTTCAAGATCATGATCACGCTCACCACCATGAAGACGAAACTGCGATTATTTAA
- the atpG gene encoding ATP synthase F1 subunit gamma produces the protein MANLKEIRNRITSVSSTMQITSAMKMVSAAKLKKAQDAITAMRPYAEKLTELLQDLSATLEGEIGGDYTTQREVKKVLLVAVTSNRGLCGAFNSNIIKEIKNRTDFYAGKQVDVFAIGKKGGDALIKTHKIHGHHNAIFDNLTFENVAGIADDLTQKFLTGEYDRIELVYNQFKNAATQIVQVEQFLPLAPINTDTAATSGDYIFEPGKEEIVLALIPKSLKTQLYKGIRDSFASEHGARMTAMHKATDNATALRNQLKLTYNKARQAAITSEILEIVGGAEALNG, from the coding sequence ATGGCAAATTTAAAGGAAATCCGTAATAGAATTACTTCCGTTTCATCGACGATGCAGATTACATCGGCTATGAAAATGGTTTCTGCTGCAAAGCTGAAGAAAGCACAAGATGCAATCACTGCAATGCGTCCTTATGCCGAGAAATTAACGGAGTTATTGCAAGATCTTTCTGCTACACTAGAAGGTGAAATAGGAGGAGATTACACTACACAACGTGAAGTAAAAAAAGTATTGTTAGTTGCTGTAACTTCAAACAGAGGTTTATGTGGAGCTTTCAATTCGAATATTATTAAAGAGATTAAAAATCGTACTGATTTTTATGCAGGAAAGCAAGTTGACGTTTTTGCCATTGGTAAAAAAGGTGGTGATGCTTTAATCAAAACGCATAAAATTCACGGTCATCATAATGCAATTTTTGATAATTTGACATTTGAAAATGTTGCTGGAATTGCAGATGATTTAACACAAAAGTTTTTAACTGGAGAATACGACAGAATTGAGTTAGTTTACAATCAGTTTAAAAATGCTGCGACTCAGATTGTTCAAGTAGAGCAGTTTTTACCGTTAGCACCTATTAACACTGATACTGCTGCAACTTCTGGAGATTATATTTTTGAACCAGGGAAAGAAGAGATTGTATTGGCTTTGATTCCGAAGTCTTTAAAAACGCAATTGTACAAAGGTATCCGCGATTCATTCGCTTCTGAGCATGGAGCACGTATGACTGCAATGCACAAAGCAACAGATAACGCAACAGCTTTAAGAAACCAATTGAAATTAACTTATAACAAAGCTCGTCAAGCTGCGATTACAAGTGAGATTTTGGAAATTGTTGGTGGAGCAGAAGCTTTAAACGGATAA
- a CDS encoding F0F1 ATP synthase subunit B, whose protein sequence is MDKLINDFSFGLFFWQALILVILILLLVKFAWKPIMESITAREEGIKNALLSAENAKREMENLQADNQRILNEARAERDAMLKEAREMKEKMIADSKNEAQEAGQKMIDQAKAAIESEKNAAMAELKSQVSSLSLSIAEKLLKEELSNKESQTKLVEKMLGDVKLN, encoded by the coding sequence ATGGATAAGTTAATTAACGATTTTTCATTCGGATTATTCTTCTGGCAGGCTTTAATCTTGGTAATATTAATTTTGCTTTTAGTAAAATTTGCTTGGAAACCAATTATGGAATCTATTACTGCAAGAGAAGAAGGTATTAAAAATGCATTACTTTCTGCTGAAAATGCAAAGAGAGAAATGGAAAATTTACAAGCTGACAATCAAAGAATTTTGAATGAAGCTCGTGCTGAACGTGACGCGATGTTGAAAGAAGCTCGCGAGATGAAAGAGAAAATGATTGCTGATTCTAAAAACGAAGCGCAAGAAGCTGGTCAAAAAATGATTGATCAAGCTAAAGCGGCTATCGAAAGCGAAAAAAATGCTGCAATGGCAGAATTGAAATCTCAAGTTTCTTCTCTATCATTGAGTATTGCTGAAAAATTATTAAAAGAAGAATTATCTAACAAAGAATCTCAAACTAAATTGGTTGAGAAAATGTTAGGTGACGTAAAGTTAAACTAA
- the atpH gene encoding ATP synthase F1 subunit delta, whose amino-acid sequence MAGTRAAIRYAKAILDLANSKGVAEAVNNDMKSIANAIGTNTELSTFIQNPTTTVEVKESALLEVFANVNGVTKGLFRLLFENKRFEILDAIAVEYNKLFDENNGVEVAKVTTAIPMDAALEAKVLAKVATLSDKKITIENIVDPSIIGGFILRIGDNQYNASVANRLQVLKRELSN is encoded by the coding sequence ATGGCAGGTACAAGAGCAGCAATTCGTTATGCAAAAGCAATTCTGGACTTAGCAAACTCTAAAGGTGTTGCCGAAGCTGTAAATAACGATATGAAATCAATTGCAAATGCAATTGGGACAAATACAGAATTGAGTACATTTATTCAAAACCCAACAACAACTGTTGAGGTTAAAGAAAGTGCTCTTTTAGAAGTTTTTGCAAATGTAAATGGAGTAACAAAAGGATTGTTCCGTTTATTATTTGAAAACAAAAGATTTGAAATTCTAGATGCAATTGCAGTAGAATACAATAAATTATTTGATGAAAACAATGGGGTTGAAGTAGCAAAAGTTACTACAGCTATCCCAATGGATGCCGCTTTAGAAGCTAAAGTTTTAGCAAAAGTTGCAACTTTATCAGATAAAAAAATTACAATTGAAAATATTGTAGATCCTTCAATCATTGGTGGATTTATTTTGAGAATAGGAGATAATCAATACAATGCTTCTGTTGCAAACAGATTACAAGTATTAAAAAGAGAGTTAAGTAATTAG
- a CDS encoding bactofilin family protein, with protein MFEKVKKNGTEQLGRTNRIVEGTSIVGDIVSKADFRLDGELIGNFTSQGKIVIGAKGAVKGEIICNNADIEGEFHGKIKVLETLNIKSTAQIHGEVAVGKLSIEPGADFTATCTMLAHSNPVIMLEDGKGTE; from the coding sequence ATGTTTGAAAAAGTAAAGAAAAACGGAACTGAACAATTAGGAAGAACAAATAGAATTGTAGAAGGAACATCAATAGTAGGAGACATAGTCTCAAAAGCCGATTTTAGATTAGACGGCGAATTGATAGGAAACTTTACTTCGCAAGGCAAAATAGTGATTGGGGCAAAAGGAGCCGTTAAAGGAGAAATAATTTGTAATAATGCTGATATTGAAGGAGAATTTCACGGAAAGATAAAAGTTCTGGAAACCCTTAATATTAAATCGACCGCCCAAATACACGGAGAAGTGGCAGTAGGAAAACTTTCAATAGAACCAGGAGCCGACTTCACAGCAACCTGTACCATGCTTGCCCATTCAAATCCTGTAATCATGCTAGAAGATGGAAAAGGAACCGAATAA
- the porW gene encoding type IX secretion system periplasmic lipoprotein PorW/SprE codes for MKKNTLKYSFIPIFLFFLIACSTKKNTFLARSSHSIGTKYNILYNGGIGLDKGLKSIQANNEDNFWKQLPIEKMQFDENFSEGEKAKNPDFEKAETKATKAIQKHSMNIGGRERNWQMDEAYLMLGKARYYDQRFIPAIEAFNYILYKYPESNNIYTAKIWREKTNMRLGNDAIALKNIKILLKKTDLDKQTYADANALLAEAFINLEQKDSAVSRLRVAEQFTKSNEERARYRFILGQMYQAEGKRDSAIYFYDAVIDLNRKADRKYMMHAYAKKAQMFDYGKDNDTIFLKTFNKLVTDRENRPYYDVLFYEMGVYYDKKKDQENALFFYNKSLGRKSKDPYLMASAYRNIGNMYFKNTNYTMAAKYYDSTLVKLDPKTREYAFIEKNRKNLDDVIKYEAIAKRNDSIIKVYNLPPNEKKDYFENYIAELKKKDEAKRLLEEKEKERLANIDRNSQADFSGNGAVNPNSLGKPVEPEGIGMPPGGNDNASTFYFYNPTTVAYGKLQFKKMWGSRTLGGNWRLAGVRAANDAAMKDTINTKEVADALKDTIVPEKYTVAYYVEQLPTSQTAMDSIGKERNFSYYQLGLIYKEKFKEYNLASDKLEQLLKNNPEEKLVLPSMYNLYKIYQITNPAKAEAIKAEISTKYPDSRYAHILNNKEDDPNSSPDKEYQKWYKLFEEEKFDEVLANIDNLINQYSGDDIVSKYELLKANTLGKVNGLEAYKKGLENVADNYPNSEEGKNAREILEKQVPVLEKLSFTTTDTKNWKILYRISNSDTKAVKRIEEAIRVFLLVENYERLTTSLDKYNKTESFVVIHGLKSEAYANDIAGVFRDDKKYKIPDQAIIISNDNYKIVQIKKNLDAYLAPKTP; via the coding sequence TTGAAAAAGAATACTCTTAAATATAGTTTTATTCCGATTTTTTTATTCTTTTTGATAGCTTGTTCTACCAAAAAGAATACCTTTTTGGCTCGAAGTTCTCACTCGATTGGGACCAAATATAATATTCTTTATAACGGAGGAATTGGCCTTGATAAAGGTTTAAAGTCTATTCAGGCCAATAATGAAGATAATTTTTGGAAACAGCTGCCAATTGAAAAAATGCAGTTTGATGAAAATTTTTCTGAAGGCGAAAAAGCTAAAAATCCTGATTTTGAAAAAGCAGAAACTAAAGCTACAAAAGCCATTCAGAAACACTCTATGAATATTGGCGGAAGGGAAAGAAACTGGCAGATGGACGAAGCGTATCTTATGCTAGGAAAAGCAAGATATTATGATCAGCGTTTTATTCCAGCAATTGAGGCATTCAATTACATTTTATACAAATATCCAGAAAGCAATAATATTTATACCGCAAAAATCTGGCGCGAAAAAACCAACATGCGTTTAGGCAATGATGCAATTGCTCTTAAAAACATCAAAATCTTACTTAAAAAAACAGATTTAGATAAACAGACTTATGCTGATGCCAATGCGCTTTTGGCAGAAGCCTTTATTAATCTTGAACAGAAAGATAGCGCTGTCTCTAGACTGAGAGTTGCTGAGCAATTTACAAAAAGCAACGAAGAACGTGCAAGATATCGTTTTATCCTTGGACAAATGTATCAGGCAGAAGGAAAACGTGACAGTGCCATTTATTTCTATGATGCTGTTATCGATTTAAACAGAAAGGCAGATCGTAAGTATATGATGCACGCTTACGCGAAAAAAGCACAAATGTTTGATTATGGGAAAGATAATGATACGATTTTCTTAAAAACATTTAATAAACTGGTAACCGATCGTGAAAATCGTCCTTATTATGATGTTCTTTTTTATGAAATGGGAGTTTATTACGACAAAAAGAAAGATCAAGAAAATGCATTATTCTTCTACAATAAATCTTTAGGCAGAAAATCTAAAGATCCGTATTTGATGGCTTCGGCTTATAGAAATATTGGAAACATGTATTTTAAAAATACAAACTATACAATGGCAGCCAAATATTATGACAGTACTTTGGTAAAACTGGATCCTAAAACCAGAGAATATGCTTTTATAGAAAAAAACAGAAAAAATCTTGACGACGTAATTAAATACGAAGCCATTGCAAAACGCAATGACAGTATTATTAAGGTATATAACTTGCCGCCGAATGAAAAGAAAGATTATTTCGAAAATTATATTGCCGAGCTTAAAAAGAAAGATGAAGCAAAACGTCTTTTAGAAGAAAAAGAAAAAGAGCGATTGGCCAATATTGATAGAAATTCTCAAGCAGATTTTTCAGGAAACGGAGCTGTTAATCCTAATTCTTTAGGTAAGCCAGTAGAACCAGAAGGAATTGGCATGCCTCCAGGCGGAAATGATAATGCAAGTACATTTTATTTTTACAATCCGACAACTGTTGCTTACGGAAAACTTCAGTTTAAAAAAATGTGGGGTAGTAGAACATTGGGCGGAAATTGGAGATTGGCAGGAGTACGAGCTGCAAACGATGCTGCAATGAAAGACACCATTAATACAAAAGAAGTTGCCGATGCGTTGAAAGACACAATTGTTCCTGAAAAATATACTGTGGCATATTATGTAGAACAGCTTCCAACTTCGCAAACTGCTATGGATAGTATTGGCAAAGAGCGCAATTTTTCATACTATCAATTAGGACTTATATATAAGGAGAAGTTTAAAGAATACAATTTAGCAAGTGATAAACTAGAACAGTTGCTTAAAAATAATCCTGAAGAAAAATTGGTATTGCCGTCTATGTATAATTTGTACAAAATTTATCAGATTACAAATCCGGCAAAAGCAGAAGCCATAAAGGCAGAGATTTCTACGAAATATCCAGATTCGAGATATGCTCACATTTTAAATAATAAAGAAGACGATCCAAATTCTAGTCCCGATAAAGAATATCAAAAATGGTATAAACTTTTTGAAGAAGAAAAATTCGACGAAGTCTTAGCCAATATTGACAATCTGATTAATCAATATTCAGGAGATGACATCGTATCGAAATATGAATTATTAAAAGCCAATACTTTAGGAAAAGTAAATGGTCTAGAAGCGTATAAAAAAGGACTTGAGAATGTGGCAGATAATTATCCAAACAGTGAAGAAGGTAAAAATGCCAGAGAAATTCTAGAGAAACAAGTTCCTGTTTTGGAGAAACTTAGTTTCACAACAACCGATACTAAAAACTGGAAAATCTTATATCGTATTTCTAACAGCGATACAAAAGCAGTTAAAAGAATTGAAGAAGCAATCCGAGTATTTTTATTAGTTGAAAATTACGAAAGATTGACAACATCTTTGGATAAATACAATAAAACAGAAAGTTTTGTAGTTATTCATGGTTTAAAATCTGAGGCTTATGCAAATGATATTGCAGGAGTTTTCAGAGACGATAAAAAATATAAAATCCCAGATCAAGCAATAATAATATCAAATGATAATTACAAGATCGTTCAGATCAAAAAGAATTTGGACGCATACTTGGCCCCCAAAACCCCTTAA
- a CDS encoding ABC transporter ATP-binding protein produces the protein MIQVNQLSKTYNGTTVLNISDLEIPKGQSFGLVGNNGAGKTTFFSLLLDLIQPSTGYIKSNDIQVNKSENWKSFTGSFLDENFLIGYLTPEEYFYFIGDLRNQNKADIDALLAKHEEFFNGEILKNKKYLRDLSKGNQKKVGIIATLIGNPEVVILDEPFANLDPTTVSRLKKIIRELADDPNVTVLVSSHDLQHTVEVCDRIVALNKGEIVKDIQTSKETLQELELFFAV, from the coding sequence ATGATACAAGTAAATCAGCTTTCAAAAACATACAACGGAACAACAGTTTTAAATATTAGTGATCTAGAAATTCCAAAAGGGCAAAGTTTTGGGTTGGTAGGAAATAACGGAGCAGGAAAAACAACTTTCTTCAGTTTGCTTTTAGATTTAATCCAACCATCAACAGGATATATAAAAAGCAATGATATTCAAGTAAATAAAAGTGAAAATTGGAAATCTTTTACAGGTTCTTTTTTAGATGAAAACTTCCTTATTGGATATTTGACTCCAGAAGAATATTTTTATTTTATTGGAGATTTAAGAAATCAAAACAAAGCAGATATTGATGCATTGTTAGCAAAACACGAAGAGTTTTTTAATGGAGAAATTTTAAAGAACAAAAAATACCTACGCGACCTTTCTAAAGGAAATCAGAAAAAAGTAGGTATTATTGCCACACTTATTGGTAATCCTGAAGTTGTAATTTTAGACGAACCTTTTGCAAATTTAGATCCAACAACAGTTAGCCGATTAAAAAAAATAATCAGAGAATTAGCAGATGATCCAAATGTAACTGTTTTGGTCTCAAGCCATGATTTACAGCATACCGTGGAGGTTTGTGATAGAATTGTTGCTCTTAATAAAGGAGAAATTGTTAAAGATATTCAGACCTCAAAAGAAACCTTACAAGAATTAGAATTATTTTTTGCTGTGTAA